A single Tuberibacillus sp. Marseille-P3662 DNA region contains:
- the fliR gene encoding flagellar biosynthetic protein FliR, whose translation MALIDTFPVFLLVLVRLASFLMVAPLFSYHTVPGRFKLALAAVLAILMTLTIQPDITVINHNFLMLVLKETMVGLSLGFIAAMIVYSVQVAGIFIDLQMGFAFASIVDPQTGNRIPLTGRFLYVLILLFLLAVNAHHMLLNGIFYSFELIPVDQVGIAVESGELARFVVQVFVKMFLIAFQIALPIVGCIFLVDVALGVIARTVPQVNVFVVGLPLKILVSMMVLLIVIPIYVSVFRYIFELMTQIMKNFMMLLGS comes from the coding sequence ATGGCATTAATCGATACTTTTCCCGTATTCCTGCTTGTATTGGTGCGATTGGCAAGTTTTCTGATGGTAGCTCCGCTTTTTTCTTACCATACGGTGCCGGGACGATTCAAACTTGCGTTAGCTGCTGTTTTGGCCATCTTGATGACATTGACGATCCAGCCTGACATAACGGTGATCAACCATAACTTTTTAATGCTGGTGTTGAAAGAAACGATGGTCGGTCTATCACTTGGTTTTATCGCCGCGATGATCGTTTATAGTGTCCAAGTGGCCGGGATATTTATTGATTTGCAAATGGGATTTGCCTTTGCAAGTATTGTTGATCCGCAGACAGGTAATCGTATTCCATTAACAGGGCGGTTCTTATACGTTCTTATTCTATTATTTTTACTGGCGGTTAATGCACATCATATGCTTCTGAATGGTATTTTTTATAGTTTTGAACTCATACCTGTGGATCAAGTAGGGATAGCGGTTGAAAGCGGTGAATTAGCTCGCTTTGTCGTTCAAGTGTTTGTCAAAATGTTTTTGATTGCTTTCCAAATCGCTCTACCCATAGTTGGCTGTATTTTTTTAGTCGATGTTGCGCTTGGTGTTATTGCAAGAACCGTTCCGCAAGTGAATGTATTTGTTGTGGGTTTGCCGCTCAAAATTTTGGTCAGCATGATGGTGCTACTTATTGTTATTCCAATCTACGTGTCGGTGTTTCGTTACATATTTGAATTAATGACACAAATCATGAAGAATTTTATGATGCTGCTGGGGAGTTAA
- the flhA gene encoding flagellar biosynthesis protein FlhA, producing MKARDLVVLFGVIMIVFMLIIPLPPFILSLLIIVNIALALVTLLVAMNMNEPLQFSIFPSLLLLLTLFRLGLNVSTTRSILGKGNAGAVIDTFGNFVVGGNPLVGLVVFLILIVIQFIVITKGSERVSEVAARFTLDAMPGKQMSIDADLNAGLINEQQAKARRDKVEQEADFHGAMDGASKFVKGDAIAGIVIVIINLIVGMVIGMIQLGLTFAESSQKFTLLTVGDGLVSQIPALLISTATGIVVTRAASDGNLGQDISKQLLAYPNMLFIAGGVIILLGFTPIGFLITLPIALILIVTGYVLRQQEQQTDDETTDTEEPDIDEEAIRNPDNVVDLLQMDPIEFEFGYALVPLADADQGGDLLDRIVMIRRQLAVDLGVVIPVVRIRDNIQLEPNAYRLKVKGNVAAEGELLLDHYLAMSPGVEDEQIQGIETVEPAFGLPALWIAEDVKERAETSGYTVVDPPSVVSTHMTETLKHHAYELLGRQETKQLIDHLQESYPTLVEEVTPEPLNVGDVQKVLKRLLREHVSIRNLPVIFEVLADHAVMTRDTDLLTEYVRQGLSRQITRQFVQEGNKLTVMTLDPGLEETMAQSVQRTEQGQFLALDPQVTENILQQIAGQAEKWVDYEGEPVLLCSPAIRHHVKQLTEKYLPHIHILSYNELEPSIEVQSVGVVAAA from the coding sequence ATGAAGGCTAGGGATTTAGTGGTTTTATTTGGAGTTATTATGATCGTTTTTATGCTCATTATACCGCTTCCGCCGTTTATCCTATCACTCTTGATTATCGTGAACATCGCATTAGCTTTGGTTACATTATTGGTTGCGATGAACATGAATGAGCCGCTGCAATTTTCGATTTTTCCATCTCTATTATTATTACTCACGTTGTTTCGTCTCGGACTTAATGTGTCAACAACCCGGTCGATTCTTGGCAAAGGCAATGCCGGTGCCGTTATTGATACATTTGGTAACTTCGTCGTGGGCGGGAATCCACTTGTTGGTCTGGTCGTCTTTCTTATTCTGATTGTGATTCAATTTATCGTCATCACCAAAGGATCAGAACGGGTCTCTGAAGTGGCCGCCCGGTTTACGCTTGATGCGATGCCAGGTAAACAGATGAGTATTGATGCCGACCTTAATGCTGGTTTAATTAATGAGCAGCAGGCCAAAGCCAGGCGAGATAAAGTAGAACAGGAGGCTGACTTCCACGGAGCAATGGACGGTGCCAGTAAGTTTGTGAAAGGGGATGCCATCGCCGGCATTGTGATTGTCATTATTAATCTTATCGTGGGCATGGTGATTGGGATGATTCAGCTTGGTTTAACATTTGCTGAATCCAGCCAAAAATTTACCTTGCTGACGGTAGGTGATGGCCTTGTAAGCCAGATCCCGGCGCTCTTAATCTCCACAGCAACAGGAATTGTCGTTACTAGAGCCGCATCCGACGGCAATCTGGGTCAAGATATTTCTAAGCAACTACTGGCTTACCCGAATATGCTGTTTATTGCTGGTGGTGTCATCATTTTACTTGGATTTACACCAATTGGTTTTTTGATCACCCTGCCGATTGCTTTGATTTTGATTGTAACGGGATATGTCTTACGTCAGCAAGAGCAACAGACAGATGATGAGACAACGGATACAGAGGAGCCGGATATCGATGAAGAGGCGATTCGAAATCCGGACAATGTTGTGGATTTATTGCAAATGGATCCAATTGAATTCGAATTTGGTTACGCCCTCGTTCCGTTAGCCGATGCTGATCAAGGCGGTGATTTACTTGACCGGATTGTGATGATTCGCCGGCAGCTGGCCGTGGATCTAGGTGTCGTCATCCCTGTCGTCCGCATCCGGGATAATATTCAATTGGAACCCAACGCTTATAGGCTGAAGGTCAAAGGAAATGTGGCTGCAGAAGGGGAGTTGCTGCTTGATCATTATTTGGCCATGAGTCCGGGTGTTGAAGATGAACAAATTCAAGGCATTGAAACGGTGGAACCGGCATTTGGTCTCCCGGCGTTATGGATTGCTGAAGATGTTAAGGAACGTGCCGAAACCTCTGGTTATACAGTAGTTGATCCACCATCGGTCGTGTCGACACATATGACGGAAACATTAAAGCATCATGCTTATGAGTTGCTGGGTAGACAAGAAACGAAGCAACTTATTGATCATTTACAAGAGTCATATCCGACACTTGTCGAGGAAGTCACCCCTGAACCGCTCAATGTTGGGGATGTCCAAAAAGTATTGAAACGTCTTTTACGAGAGCATGTTTCCATTCGTAATTTACCGGTGATTTTCGAGGTATTAGCTGATCATGCGGTCATGACTCGGGATACGGATTTGCTCACTGAGTATGTTCGGCAAGGTCTGTCCCGGCAAATAACCCGTCAGTTTGTCCAAGAGGGTAACAAGCTGACAGTGATGACCCTTGATCCTGGACTCGAAGAAACCATGGCTCAATCTGTGCAAAGAACGGAACAGGGTCAATTCCTTGCGCTTGATCCGCAAGTGACGGAAAATATTTTACAACAAATCGCCGGACAAGCTGAAAAGTGGGTGGATTATGAAGGTGAGCCTGTCTTGCTATGTTCACCGGCCATCCGTCATCATGTTAAACAATTAACTGAAAAGTATTTACCACATATTCACATCTTATCTTATAACGAGTTGGAACCGTCGATTGAAGTCCAAAGTGTCGGGGTGGTGGCTGCTGCGTGA
- a CDS encoding MinD/ParA family protein — protein sequence MVDQAENLRLKMTGQPVKSPKVIAILSGKGGVGKSMVSINFATALIQAGKKIVIIDLDVGTGNIDMLLGVHQRHTIVDMIHRQWSIQDITMHYPDGPAFISGGSGLSELFQLTNEKLDYLLGQLSVLKNHYDTIIFDLGAGMNDEWIRFIQSACDVFLVTTTEPSSLTNAYATLKSLHHHHPLMSVRCLINRADRERDAWAAWRKLSGVSQRFLNKKLDYLGYLPNDRVIRDASKNHCPFMLGQPKADVSIRLRRIAATYIDGANESDMQHDHFMKKMKQIFKRESES from the coding sequence ATGGTTGATCAAGCTGAAAATTTGCGGCTGAAAATGACGGGACAGCCAGTAAAAAGCCCAAAAGTGATTGCGATCTTAAGCGGTAAAGGCGGCGTTGGTAAATCGATGGTGTCCATTAATTTTGCCACAGCTTTAATACAAGCTGGTAAAAAGATTGTGATTATTGATTTGGATGTCGGCACGGGGAATATTGATATGCTATTAGGTGTTCATCAGCGGCATACGATTGTCGATATGATTCATAGGCAGTGGTCGATTCAGGATATTACTATGCACTATCCAGATGGTCCAGCTTTTATCAGTGGCGGTAGTGGTTTATCGGAATTATTTCAATTAACAAATGAAAAATTAGACTATCTTTTAGGGCAGCTATCAGTATTGAAGAATCATTATGATACGATTATTTTCGATTTAGGCGCGGGGATGAATGATGAATGGATCCGTTTCATCCAATCGGCTTGTGATGTTTTTCTAGTGACAACGACTGAGCCATCATCCTTAACAAATGCTTATGCTACCCTTAAATCACTCCATCATCATCACCCGTTGATGTCAGTTCGGTGTTTAATTAATCGAGCGGATCGTGAGCGTGACGCTTGGGCTGCTTGGCGAAAACTTTCGGGAGTGTCTCAGAGGTTTTTAAATAAAAAGCTCGACTATCTCGGCTATTTGCCAAATGACCGCGTTATTCGGGACGCCTCGAAAAATCACTGTCCGTTTATGCTTGGACAGCCAAAAGCTGATGTATCGATCCGTTTACGGCGGATCGCTGCAACTTACATTGATGGTGCAAATGAGAGTGATATGCAACATGATCATTTTATGAAAAAAATGAAGCAAATCTTTAAGCGTGAGAGTGAATCATGA
- the fliQ gene encoding flagellar biosynthesis protein FliQ: MSANFIVSLAEQGVTTILLVAGPLMIVALVVGLLVSIFQATTQIQEQTLAFIPKIIAVMIAVVFFGPWMLSHMLTFTQDLFQNLNQFTS, translated from the coding sequence TTGAGTGCAAATTTTATCGTGTCGCTGGCTGAACAGGGCGTAACCACGATTTTACTCGTAGCCGGTCCACTTATGATTGTCGCCCTTGTGGTTGGCTTACTGGTGAGTATCTTTCAAGCAACGACACAAATTCAGGAACAAACGCTGGCCTTCATACCCAAAATTATCGCGGTCATGATTGCGGTTGTCTTTTTTGGGCCCTGGATGCTGTCACATATGCTGACCTTTACACAGGATCTATTTCAAAATTTGAACCAGTTTACAAGTTGA
- a CDS encoding CheB methylesterase domain-containing protein, translating into MNPNKLLPIVCVGTSTGGPRALQQVIPLLPKELGAPLLIVQHMPMYFTKALAERLNAISAIQVKEAIDGEKMSNGMAYIAPGDKHMTLEAGQDGDRRIIINQEPPIKGLRPSYNILLQSIAHLTGVNVLTVTLTGMGHDGLEGIRLIKDRLRHHAIAESETTATIYGMPKAIIDAGLADDIVPIESIGQTITRWVERGYGNGNESIS; encoded by the coding sequence ATGAATCCAAACAAACTATTACCGATCGTTTGTGTCGGAACATCCACGGGCGGGCCAAGAGCCTTACAGCAAGTCATTCCGTTATTACCCAAGGAGCTGGGTGCACCTTTGTTGATTGTTCAACATATGCCTATGTATTTTACTAAGGCGCTTGCTGAACGTTTGAATGCTATATCGGCTATTCAAGTCAAAGAAGCGATCGATGGAGAAAAAATGAGCAATGGGATGGCCTACATTGCGCCAGGAGATAAGCATATGACTTTGGAGGCGGGACAGGATGGAGATCGCAGGATCATTATTAACCAGGAGCCACCTATCAAAGGCTTAAGGCCTTCTTATAATATTTTGCTGCAATCCATCGCCCATCTTACTGGCGTTAATGTATTGACTGTCACTTTAACAGGGATGGGGCATGATGGCTTGGAAGGTATCCGACTGATCAAAGATCGTCTCCGGCATCATGCGATAGCTGAATCAGAAACGACTGCCACCATTTATGGCATGCCCAAAGCGATTATTGATGCGGGCCTTGCCGATGACATTGTTCCGATAGAAAGCATAGGCCAAACTATTACACGTTGGGTTGAAAGGGGATATGGGAATGGAAATGAATCAATATCTTGA
- the flhB gene encoding flagellar biosynthesis protein FlhB, with product MDPLYLQLNLQFFADEEKTEEATPKKREDSRKKGQVPKSSDVNTAIGLFGMFLLFLIAIPFAGRGISQLMTDTFSSTMRMPELDEGTLEVIMRHYFIETAKILAPFFILGVVCSLVSNLVQFGFLFSTESMSFKWERINPLKGIKRIYSVRAIVEMLKALLKIVAIGLTAFIVIWINKAELFMLPKESIRAGVQLIGDITIQLGLAASILLLFLSILDYVYQKYDHEKNIKMSKKDVKDEHKKMEGDPQIKSKIKEKQQQMSSQRMMQEIPDADVVITNPTHYAVALKYQEDSMDAPIIVAKGADYLALKIKDTARRHQVATVEKRTLARGLYHQLEMGDAVPEDFFKAVAEVLAYVYKMQGKI from the coding sequence ATGGATCCTCTTTATTTACAACTTAACTTACAATTCTTTGCTGATGAGGAAAAGACAGAAGAGGCTACACCGAAGAAACGGGAGGACTCTCGAAAAAAAGGTCAAGTTCCTAAAAGCTCGGATGTGAACACGGCCATTGGTTTGTTTGGCATGTTCCTGCTGTTTTTAATTGCGATTCCGTTTGCCGGTCGAGGTATCAGTCAGTTAATGACCGATACATTTTCTTCTACTATGCGGATGCCGGAATTAGATGAAGGCACTTTAGAAGTGATCATGCGTCACTATTTCATTGAAACAGCGAAGATACTAGCTCCCTTTTTTATATTAGGCGTTGTTTGTAGTTTGGTGTCTAATTTGGTCCAATTCGGATTTTTATTTTCGACTGAGTCTATGAGCTTTAAATGGGAACGGATTAACCCATTAAAAGGGATTAAACGTATTTATTCCGTTAGAGCAATTGTCGAAATGTTGAAGGCTCTACTTAAAATCGTGGCCATTGGTTTGACAGCCTTTATTGTGATATGGATCAATAAGGCGGAGTTATTCATGCTGCCTAAAGAGTCCATTCGTGCTGGTGTTCAATTGATTGGTGATATCACGATTCAATTAGGATTGGCTGCCTCAATTCTACTCTTGTTTTTATCTATATTAGATTATGTTTATCAAAAATATGACCATGAAAAAAATATTAAAATGTCAAAGAAAGATGTGAAAGATGAACATAAAAAAATGGAAGGCGATCCGCAAATTAAATCCAAGATCAAAGAAAAACAACAGCAAATGTCTTCGCAGCGAATGATGCAAGAAATCCCTGATGCAGACGTCGTCATTACGAATCCAACTCATTATGCTGTTGCATTGAAGTATCAAGAAGACAGCATGGATGCGCCTATCATTGTGGCCAAGGGCGCTGATTATCTTGCTTTAAAGATCAAAGACACCGCTCGCAGGCATCAGGTGGCAACTGTGGAGAAGCGGACATTAGCACGTGGACTGTATCATCAGCTTGAAATGGGTGACGCGGTTCCTGAAGATTTTTTCAAAGCGGTTGCGGAAGTTTTGGCTTATGTTTATAAAATGCAAGGCAAGATCTAA
- a CDS encoding chemotaxis protein CheA, translating to MEMNQYLDMFLDESREHLQSLNQYMLQLEQAPSDVSIVGEIFRSAHTLKGMAGSMEFVNLAKLTHEMENLLDVIRNGERHVNDAVMDVLFQSVDQLEDMVEQIASGGTEADEDVTATVTALSQIKEGGETSASEGQETDAAQNDYNDYEKNVIKQALDGGLAVYQMTVELSESCQLRAVRAYMVFDTVGDQADIIQSDPPAEQLEQGEFPGRFYITLVTEADSQSIEDSIYQVSEVSDVKLKTISSEDLVSTQEHVQQPDQQAEPAPSPSNSQQTEKETKRPKKQGHQSIRVSIDKLEQLMNMFEEFVIDKSRLESLADRINDQELDDTVTRVSRISDHMQEVILNLRMVPVDHVFQRFPRMVRSTAKELGKKIKLEMSGAETELDRTLVDEIGDPLVHLLRNSMDHGIEQPDTRVSKGKPDVGHIHLTAYHSGNHVFIEITDDGAGINRDKVVKKAVENGLVTETKAEQLSDSEVFLLMFQPGFSTADKVSDLSGRGVGLDVVKSTIESLGGTVDVDSVPEQGTTFRIQLPLTLSIMKVLLVQVADETYAIPLRSILETAVVHKDDIHVMHGQTLIEHRDHVIPYIDLHDSLKTIRSADDNEDIPIVVIQKGTKTAALAVRQLTGQQEVVLKSLGNYLGAIPGISGATILGDGHVALILDVHSLI from the coding sequence ATGGAAATGAATCAATATCTTGATATGTTTTTAGATGAAAGCCGAGAACATTTACAAAGTCTAAATCAATATATGCTTCAATTAGAGCAAGCGCCATCAGATGTCTCGATTGTTGGGGAAATCTTTCGTTCAGCCCATACATTAAAAGGTATGGCTGGTTCTATGGAGTTCGTAAATCTAGCAAAATTAACGCATGAAATGGAAAATCTACTTGATGTTATCCGAAATGGAGAGCGTCATGTTAATGATGCTGTGATGGATGTCTTGTTTCAAAGTGTGGATCAACTTGAGGATATGGTTGAACAGATTGCAAGCGGCGGAACAGAGGCTGATGAAGATGTTACTGCGACGGTAACGGCTTTGTCGCAAATCAAAGAGGGCGGAGAAACGTCCGCAAGTGAAGGTCAAGAAACAGACGCCGCTCAGAATGATTACAATGATTACGAAAAAAATGTGATCAAGCAAGCGCTAGACGGAGGTCTGGCCGTCTATCAAATGACGGTTGAGTTAAGTGAAAGTTGTCAATTAAGAGCCGTTCGGGCCTATATGGTTTTTGATACTGTTGGGGATCAAGCCGATATTATTCAGTCTGATCCCCCCGCTGAACAACTCGAACAAGGGGAGTTTCCTGGTCGTTTTTATATCACCCTTGTTACTGAAGCGGATAGCCAGTCGATTGAAGATAGCATTTACCAAGTTTCAGAGGTCAGCGACGTCAAGCTTAAGACTATATCATCAGAGGATTTAGTCTCGACACAGGAACATGTCCAGCAACCCGATCAACAAGCTGAACCGGCGCCATCCCCAAGTAACAGCCAACAAACGGAGAAGGAAACGAAGCGGCCGAAAAAACAAGGTCATCAATCGATCCGCGTCAGCATTGATAAATTGGAACAGCTCATGAATATGTTTGAGGAATTTGTGATTGATAAATCACGGTTGGAATCATTAGCTGATCGGATAAATGATCAAGAACTCGATGATACTGTGACGCGTGTTTCCAGAATCTCTGACCATATGCAGGAGGTCATTCTAAATTTGCGAATGGTTCCTGTTGATCACGTGTTCCAACGTTTTCCGCGTATGGTACGGTCTACCGCAAAGGAATTAGGTAAAAAAATCAAACTTGAGATGTCCGGAGCTGAAACGGAACTTGATCGTACACTCGTTGATGAAATCGGTGATCCGCTTGTTCATTTATTAAGGAATTCCATGGATCATGGCATTGAACAACCAGATACACGAGTGAGCAAAGGCAAGCCTGACGTTGGCCACATTCATTTAACGGCCTATCATAGCGGTAATCATGTTTTTATTGAAATTACCGATGATGGTGCTGGTATCAATCGGGATAAGGTTGTAAAAAAGGCTGTGGAAAATGGGCTGGTGACCGAAACAAAAGCGGAGCAATTATCTGATTCGGAAGTGTTCCTACTCATGTTCCAACCTGGTTTTAGTACCGCTGACAAAGTCTCAGATCTTTCGGGACGCGGTGTAGGTCTTGATGTTGTGAAAAGCACGATTGAATCATTGGGTGGCACAGTCGATGTCGATTCTGTTCCTGAACAAGGCACCACTTTTAGGATCCAATTGCCACTGACATTGTCGATTATGAAGGTTTTGCTTGTTCAGGTAGCTGATGAAACCTATGCGATTCCGCTGCGATCGATATTGGAAACAGCCGTTGTCCATAAAGATGATATTCATGTGATGCACGGCCAAACGTTAATTGAGCACCGTGATCATGTCATTCCTTATATTGATCTTCATGACAGCTTAAAGACTATCCGTTCGGCAGATGACAATGAAGACATACCTATTGTGGTGATTCAAAAAGGGACGAAAACAGCGGCGCTTGCTGTTCGGCAATTAACTGGCCAACAGGAAGTGGTCCTTAAATCGCTTGGCAACTATCTTGGAGCTATTCCTGGTATCTCAGGTGCGACGATTTTAGGCGATGGTCATGTGGCCTTAATCTTGGATGTCCATTCATTAATTTAA
- a CDS encoding FliA/WhiG family RNA polymerase sigma factor gives MHETELWQRWFNEEDEEAVNELLVLYQPLVHYHVQRISVGLPKKIDDSELHSHGMMGLYDALLKFDTSRDLQFDTYASFRVKGAILDGLRKEDWMPRTMRERSKQIESAFSRLEQACMRSVTTEEVAEELGLPLNDVLDTIAGDMRAHILSIDEAFHDDDQNESFAHVIEDQDQKRPDDNVIEQEIYQDIGQMIQSLNRNEQLVVSLFYNEELTLTEIGRVLDLSTSRISQIHSKALLKLKELMTHELSHRSLN, from the coding sequence ATGCATGAAACCGAGTTATGGCAGCGGTGGTTTAATGAGGAAGACGAAGAAGCGGTTAACGAATTATTGGTCCTCTACCAACCATTGGTTCACTATCATGTGCAAAGAATCAGTGTTGGTTTGCCAAAAAAGATAGATGATAGTGAGTTGCATAGTCACGGCATGATGGGGTTATATGACGCTTTGCTAAAATTTGATACCTCCCGTGACTTACAGTTTGATACATATGCCTCATTTCGAGTGAAAGGGGCGATATTGGATGGGCTCCGTAAGGAAGACTGGATGCCGCGAACGATGCGGGAGCGCAGTAAACAAATCGAATCGGCCTTTAGTCGGTTGGAACAGGCTTGCATGCGCAGTGTTACAACAGAAGAGGTCGCTGAGGAATTGGGCCTGCCGCTGAATGATGTACTGGATACAATTGCCGGTGACATGCGTGCACACATTCTATCCATTGATGAAGCTTTCCACGATGATGACCAAAATGAAAGTTTTGCTCATGTGATTGAGGATCAAGATCAAAAACGTCCTGATGACAATGTAATAGAACAAGAGATTTACCAGGATATCGGGCAAATGATCCAGTCATTGAACAGGAACGAACAATTGGTGGTATCGCTGTTTTATAATGAAGAATTGACATTAACAGAAATCGGACGTGTCTTGGATTTGTCAACGTCGCGCATTTCACAAATCCATTCGAAAGCCCTACTGAAATTAAAAGAATTAATGACGCATGAGTTGTCGCACCGTTCGTTAAACTGA
- a CDS encoding chemotaxis protein CheC — translation MLKQLNDWQLDVIKEIGSIASAHAATALSHLFGKTIRMQMPAAEVIPISDINLKKITDQEVTAVRFNVTGRLEGQIFTFFSADDAHRLIEASPFTNGGGSDQTAVYDMVSSAISEISNILAGSYLTALSDFAGIQLKLTPPQFIVDQAIAILNEGLLEIALYDNDALYVDTVLCDAGTDTQLQGNIVFLPSPGHIQPLLALFGAADE, via the coding sequence ATGTTAAAACAATTAAATGATTGGCAGCTTGATGTTATTAAAGAAATTGGAAGCATCGCTAGTGCCCATGCTGCGACCGCATTATCGCATTTATTCGGTAAGACCATTCGTATGCAAATGCCAGCAGCAGAGGTGATTCCTATATCCGATATCAACTTAAAAAAAATAACTGATCAAGAGGTGACGGCCGTTCGTTTCAATGTTACGGGGCGGTTAGAAGGGCAAATTTTCACTTTTTTTTCAGCGGATGATGCCCACCGGTTAATTGAGGCATCACCCTTTACTAATGGTGGCGGAAGTGATCAGACGGCGGTCTATGACATGGTATCTTCAGCAATATCTGAAATTAGTAACATTTTGGCCGGTTCTTATTTGACCGCTTTATCCGATTTTGCAGGGATCCAGTTAAAATTGACGCCGCCCCAATTCATAGTCGATCAAGCGATAGCCATATTGAATGAAGGTCTGCTTGAAATTGCTTTATATGATAATGACGCCCTTTATGTTGATACCGTTTTATGTGATGCAGGAACAGATACACAATTACAGGGGAATATTGTTTTTCTACCTTCCCCCGGGCATATCCAACCCCTGTTGGCACTATTCGGAGCAGCTGATGAATGA
- a CDS encoding chemotaxis protein CheW, translating into MSESSEKVIIFSLNDIRYGVWVTQVLSIEKMQEMTRVPNAPDFVVGVMNLRGIIVPVIDLKQQFNMEQAEPTRHTRIMIVNVGEVMAGLIVDEAREVLDINPETVDATPDIAGGLELEYISGVAKKGDDLLVLLNLSKVLNKEEAEALKEIKAT; encoded by the coding sequence ATGAGTGAATCATCGGAAAAGGTGATCATTTTTTCCTTAAATGATATTCGTTATGGCGTCTGGGTGACGCAAGTATTGTCTATAGAAAAGATGCAAGAAATGACAAGAGTTCCGAATGCGCCGGACTTTGTTGTCGGCGTCATGAATTTACGAGGCATCATTGTCCCTGTGATTGATTTGAAACAGCAGTTTAATATGGAACAAGCTGAGCCGACCCGTCATACCCGGATCATGATTGTTAATGTTGGCGAAGTGATGGCTGGGTTAATCGTTGATGAAGCGCGTGAAGTGTTGGATATTAATCCTGAGACGGTCGATGCGACACCTGATATTGCCGGAGGTTTGGAATTAGAGTATATTTCCGGCGTGGCTAAAAAGGGCGATGACCTGCTCGTTTTGTTGAATTTGTCGAAGGTGTTAAATAAAGAAGAGGCCGAAGCGCTCAAAGAGATAAAGGCGACCTAA
- a CDS encoding flagellar biosynthesis protein FlhF: protein MKKFIAPTMNEAMQKVKRELGSDAVILFTKKTHKRRWFNLIKSPAVEVVAAIDDEPAYPERKPTVRQGTKPLHERRNVSLSKNEHNEPGQRMDVYPPPIASVYEHMITKGLRPDIAHDLCRPLIKHWYVSDEQIDKNAIESIIKTGLEQKLANITFGTDIQKTGVINLVGPTGVGKTTTAAKLASHAVLNEQHSVAFITTDTYRIAAIEQLKTYAKILNVPVEVAYSSEDFNQALTKHEDKDVVIVDTAGGNYQLSQTINQLKTMIPFSRNMETFLVLSAAAKSEDQIAVIHQFQDVPVSQLIMTKMDETQSPSALLNVVNQCPMDIAYFTNGQDVPDDWQLADQSAFINHVMEDLLYG from the coding sequence ATGAAAAAATTTATTGCACCAACAATGAATGAAGCAATGCAAAAAGTTAAGCGTGAGCTGGGATCAGATGCTGTGATCCTATTTACCAAGAAGACGCACAAGCGCCGCTGGTTCAATTTGATTAAATCACCGGCCGTGGAGGTTGTGGCAGCCATTGATGATGAACCTGCCTATCCAGAGCGAAAACCGACCGTTCGTCAAGGGACGAAACCCTTACATGAACGTAGAAATGTGTCATTATCTAAAAACGAACATAACGAACCAGGGCAGCGTATGGATGTGTACCCGCCCCCGATTGCTTCTGTTTATGAACATATGATCACTAAAGGGCTTCGGCCCGATATTGCCCATGATTTATGCCGTCCATTGATTAAGCACTGGTATGTGAGCGATGAACAGATTGATAAAAACGCGATTGAAAGCATAATAAAAACGGGACTGGAGCAAAAATTAGCAAATATTACGTTTGGAACTGATATACAAAAGACAGGCGTCATCAACCTTGTTGGTCCAACGGGTGTTGGTAAGACAACAACAGCGGCCAAGCTCGCTTCTCATGCGGTTTTAAATGAGCAACATTCTGTGGCTTTCATCACTACAGATACTTACCGAATTGCCGCCATCGAGCAGTTAAAGACGTATGCGAAAATCTTAAATGTACCAGTCGAAGTCGCTTATTCATCTGAAGATTTTAACCAAGCTTTAACCAAACATGAAGATAAGGATGTCGTGATTGTCGACACTGCTGGCGGCAATTATCAATTGTCGCAAACCATTAATCAGTTAAAAACGATGATCCCTTTCTCTAGAAACATGGAGACATTTTTAGTATTAAGTGCTGCCGCCAAATCTGAGGATCAAATCGCGGTTATTCATCAGTTTCAAGATGTCCCTGTTTCCCAATTAATCATGACCAAAATGGATGAGACTCAATCTCCATCAGCGCTGTTAAATGTCGTCAATCAATGTCCGATGGATATCGCCTATTTTACAAACGGGCAAGATGTCCCAGATGATTGGCAACTAGCGGATCAATCGGCTTTTATCAATCATGTAATGGAGGATTTATTATATGGTTGA